The Nothobranchius furzeri strain GRZ-AD chromosome 17, NfurGRZ-RIMD1, whole genome shotgun sequence nucleotide sequence acacatgaaagttcacacaggagagaagccttttgcctgtgagctctgtggatacagatgtactcgaaaggcacatttaaacacacacatgaaagttcacacaggagagaagccttttgcctgtgagctctgtggatacagatgtaccctgaaggcacatttaaacagacacatgagagttcacacaggagagaagccttttgcctttgagctctgtggatacagatgtaccctgaaggcacatttaaacagacacatgagagttcacacaggagagaagccttttgcctgtgagctctgtggatacagatgtatccaaaaggcaagtttaaacacacacatgaaagtccacacaggagagaagccttttgcctgtgagctctgtggatacagatgtacccaaaaggcaagtttaaacagacacatgagagttcacacaggagagaagccttttgcctgtgagctctgtggatacagatgtacccaaaagacaagtttaaacacacacatgaaagtccacacaggagagaagccttttgcctgtgagctctgtggatacagatgtacccaaaaggcaagtttaaacacacacatgagagttcacacaggagagaagccttttgcctgtgagctctgtggatacagatgtacccaaaagacaaatttaaacacacacatgagagttcacacaagagtgaagccttttgtctgtgagctctgtggatacagatgtaccctaaaggaaagtttaaacaaacacatgagagttcacacaggagagaagccttttgtctgtgagctctgtggatacagatgtaccctgaaggcaaatttaaacacacacatgagagttcacacaggagagaagccttttgtttgtgagctctgtggatacagatgtacccaaaaggcaagtttaaacaaacacatgagagttcacacaggatagAAGCCTTTTGtccgtgagctctgtggacaaagatttcgccaaaagacacatttaaagggacatacgagcatccacacaagtgtgtgtgtgtgagtgggattGAGGAGTGTTGTGATGGGTTTTTATTTTCaggctgtttttaaaattctggggatgggagggaatgtggggcctttttaatttgttaacacTTTGAGTTGCGTGTATTACAGGATTAAGTGgtgtatataaataaagttgattgattgattgattgattgatttaaatgCAGGGCCATGAACGTGAATACCAAAATCAACAATATGGTGTAACCATCAAGCTTGGGGCAGATCTTTATCTTCACCAGGGTTGAGACATGAGTACCTATTGTTACCATCACGCCATTGAAGCCGGACTTCGTTGTGCTCTAATAGCAGTTAGTCGATgatgagcttgcagtgggatagatgaatccaagatggcctctcggCAATCTTTACAGCAGTGGGGTGGTAAGGAGAACTTGAAACGGGCCTTCCCACTTCAGGCAGCGCCAGTTGTCTCGTTTCAGCACCTTaatcagaacccaatttcctgatTTCACGACCTGTGAGGGCGATAAAGCACACGAGGGTTCTGGGAGatcattgtttattttgactTGTTTATCAGTAAACAATTTAA carries:
- the LOC139063605 gene encoding zinc finger protein 235-like isoform X1; this encodes MTGRARARSRGRVRGQETAVPGASKASEPAPVPAPSAEAGLVGRGTEEVSRKREETDKKPLLLHFHNHQMKDGGVPTSSLAGQMTAKVGGGAETSKNLDLDPNEKTSDSSEIEVGGEDEDDVNLDSERSDSGPEPGNGDHGCNENKSSKSDIKTVKSFSCPVCGIRFLHKWSLQKHVRVTSHSAVKSSECSDNTKCVKEKQHGGSCRKVQKQPKIFSHKSNLTHHMKGHTGQKPFACELCGYRCTLKASLNKHMRVHTGEKPFACELCGYRCTQKAHLNTHMRVHTGEKPFACELCGYRCIQKANLNTHMKVHTGEKPFACELCGYRCTRKAHLNTHMKVHTGEKPFACELCGYRCTLKAHLNRHMRVHTGEKPFAFELCGYRCTLKAHLNRHMRVHTGEKPFACELCGYRCIQKASLNTHMKVHTGEKPFACELCGYRCTQKASLNRHMRVHTGEKPFACELCGYRCTQKTSLNTHMKVHTGEKPFACELCGYRCTQKASLNTHMRVHTGEKPFACELCGYRCTQKTNLNTHMRVHTRVKPFVCELCGYRCTLKESLNKHMRVHTGEKPFVCELCGYRCTLKANLNTHMRVHTGEKPFVCELCGYRCTQKASLNKHMRVHTG
- the LOC139063605 gene encoding zinc finger protein 235-like isoform X2 → MKDGGVPTSSLAGQMTAKVGGGAETSKNLDLDPNEKTSDSSEIEVGGEDEDDVNLDSERSDSGPEPGNGDHGCNENKSSKSDIKTVKSFSCPVCGIRFLHKWSLQKHVRVTSHSAVKSSECSDNTKCVKEKQHGGSCRKVQKQPKIFSHKSNLTHHMKGHTGQKPFACELCGYRCTLKASLNKHMRVHTGEKPFACELCGYRCTQKAHLNTHMRVHTGEKPFACELCGYRCIQKANLNTHMKVHTGEKPFACELCGYRCTRKAHLNTHMKVHTGEKPFACELCGYRCTLKAHLNRHMRVHTGEKPFAFELCGYRCTLKAHLNRHMRVHTGEKPFACELCGYRCIQKASLNTHMKVHTGEKPFACELCGYRCTQKASLNRHMRVHTGEKPFACELCGYRCTQKTSLNTHMKVHTGEKPFACELCGYRCTQKASLNTHMRVHTGEKPFACELCGYRCTQKTNLNTHMRVHTRVKPFVCELCGYRCTLKESLNKHMRVHTGEKPFVCELCGYRCTLKANLNTHMRVHTGEKPFVCELCGYRCTQKASLNKHMRVHTG